The genome window GCCGACGACGAGGTGAACACCGAGCATCCGCCCATCTTCTGCTCCCAGTCCACGCACAAACTGCTCATGGCCTTTTCCCAGGCCTCCATGCTGCACGTGAAGAACGGCAGCCACGTCTCGGTCAACCGGGACGAACTGAACGAGTCGTACATGATGCACGGCTCCACCTCGCCGCAGTACAGCATGATCGCCTCCCTGGACGTGGCCACCAAGATGATGGACGACAGCGGCGAAATCATCATCAGCGACACCATCCTGGAGGCCGTGCACATCCGCCGCAAGGTGGCCCGGATCACCAAGGAGATGCGCAAGGCGGGCGAGTGGTTCTTCGACATGTGGCAGCCGCGCAAGGTCATCTACAACGGCAAGCCCTGCGACTTCGAGAACGTCCCGGCGGAATACCTGGCCGGGAACCAGCAGCCCTGGATCTTCAGCCCCAAGGACGACTGGCACGGGTTCGAGGACATGGAGGAGAACTACGCCATGCTCGACCCCATCAAGCTCACCTTCACCACGCCCGGCCTGGACGAGAAGGGCGGCATGAGCGAGGAGGGCATTCCCGCGGCCATCGTCACCAACTACCTGATCCGCCACCGCATCGTCTGCGAGAAGACGGACTACTATTCCTTCCTGCTGCTGAACTCCATGGGCACCACCAAGGCCAAGCAGGGGGCCCTGCTGTCCGGGCTGCTCAAGTTCAAGGACCTCTATGACGACAACGCCCCCCTGGAGATGGTCCTGCCCGAGCTGACGCGCGACAATCCCTGCTACCGGGGCGTCGGACTCAGGGACCACTGCAACGCCATCCACCGCCACATCCGCGACCACAAGCTCCTGGACAAGATGCAGGCCGCCTTCCAGGTCATCCCGGACCAGGCCATGAAGCCCGCCGACGCCTATCACGCGGTGGTGCGCAAGAACGTGGAGTACGTGGAGCTCAAGGACATGCGCGACCGCGTCCCGGCGGTCATGACCGTGCCCTATCCCCCGGGCATCCCGGTCATGATGGGCGGCGAGATCATGAACAAGAAGGCCGCGCCCATCTTCGACTACCTCCTGGCGCGCCAGGACTTCGAGAACCTCTTCCCGGGATACGAGAGCGACATCCACGGGGTGGAGCGGATCGAACGCGGCGGCAAGAAGTACTTCACCATCATGTGCGTGAAGAAGGGCTGATTCCCCGGATCGCCGGGCCTCTCAACATCCCAAGCGCGAAAGGGGAGTGACGCATGGCCGCCGACAGCAGCCACAAGATGGGCCTCATCGCCTGTATCGCCGTGGTGGCGGGCAACATGATGGGTTCCGGCATCGCCTTGCTGCCCGCGAACCTCGCCGCCATCGGCAGCATCACCGTGATCGGCTGGGCCGTCGCCCTGGTGGGGGCCCTGGCCCTGGCCTACGTCTTCTCCCGCCTGGGCATGGAGGATCCCCAGGAGGGCGGCCCCATCGCCTATTCCGGCGAGGTCTCGCCGGTGCTCGGCTACCAGGCGGGCCTGCTCTATTACCACGCCAACTGGATCGGCAACCTGGCCATCGCCATCACCGGGGTGGACTACCTCTCGGTGTTCTTCCCGGCCCTGGAGCACCCGCTGACGGCCGGAGTCACCTCCATCGCCCTCATCTGGCTCTTCACCGGCATCAACATCCTGGGCGCGGCCTGGATCGGCCGCCTCGTCTCCATCGGGGTGGTGCTGCTCCTCATCCCGGTGGTGCTCACCGGAACCCTGGGCTGGCTCTTCTTCGACCCGACCCTGTTCCAGGCCAACTGGATCGTGGGCGGCAAGCCCCCGGGCGAGGCGGTCATGGCCGCCGTGCTGCTCTGCATCTGGAGCTTCATCGGCATCGAGAGCGCCTCGGTGAACACCGCCGTGGTGGACAACCCCAAACGCAACATCCCGCTCTCGACCATGATCGGCGCGGCCCTGGCCGGGCTGGTCTACCTCCTCTCCTGCTCGGCCATCTCGGGCATGTTCCCGGCGGCGGAAATGGCCGCCTCGGGCGCGCCGTTCTCCCTGGCCATGGGCCACATCTGCGCCAAGCTGCCCTTCGCGGGTCTGATCTCCAAGGCCGTCTCGGCGGTCACGGCCTTCGCCTGCCTCGCCTCCCTGGGCTCCTGGATGATGCTCGTCTCCCAGGCGGGCTGCCGCGCGGCCCAGGACGGCACGCTCCCGGCGATCTTCGGCCGCCGGAACCACAAGAACGTGCCAGTGGCCGGGCTGGTCCTGGCCTCGGTCATGATGACCATCCTGCTCGCGCTGCTCATGCTCGTGTCCAAGGACGGCGACACCCAGACCCTGTTCGGCGAGATCTGCGACATCGCGGTGCTCCTGACCCTGCCGCCATACTTCTACTCCTCCCTCAACCTGCTGCGGCGCTACGGCCTGGCCAACGCCCGGGCCCTGCTCCAGGTGGGCTCGGCCCTGATCGCCTGCGTCTTCTGCCTCATCGCCCTGGCCGGGGCCGCCAAGGCGGCGCTCACCGGCTGCCTGGTGGTCATGCTCTGTTCCTTCATCTTCTACGTGGGCAAGGACCGCTCGGACTACGAGCGCAAGACCCTGGCCCAGCGCGGCGGCCCGGCCTCCTGACCCGCGCGGCGCGCAAAAAAGCCCCGGTTCCAAGACGGAACCGGGGCTTTCGCGTCGTGTCCGGCGGAGAGCTACTTCTTGCCCAGCTCCACGCTGCGCAGGTAGGACTCGCGGGCCGCGTCGGCGATGTTGCCCTTCACGCCCGTGCGGTCCATGTGCAGCACGCCCCGGATGGTCGTGCCCGCGGGCGAGCAGACCATGTCCGTGAGTTCGCCCAGGTGCCGTCCGTCCTCGCCGGCCAGCTTGGCCGAACCGGCGAACAGGCCCTGGACCATCTGCACGGCCTGGGCCCGGGGCAGGCCGAGGTTCACGGCCGCGTCGGCCAGGGCCTGCATGAAGTAGAAGACATAGGCCGGGCCGGAGCCGATCACCGCCGTGAAGGCGTCGAAGAGCTTCTCAGCCAGGACGTGCACCTGTCCCAGGCTGGTGAACAGCCCGGACAGGAACTCCCGCTGGGCCTTCTTCAGGCCCGGGTCGTCCAGGCAGAGGGCGAAGACGCCCTCGCCCACCAGGGCGGGCGTGTTCGGCATGACCCGCGCCACGGGGCATTTGGCGCCGCTCAGCTCCTTGAGCCGGGCCACGGTGAGCCCGGCGGCGATGGAGACGAGGCAGCGGGTCTTGCCCAGGGCCGGACCGGCCTCCTGGAGCACTTCCGGGGCCTGCTGCGGCTTCACGGCCAGGACCACGTAGTCGCTGGCCCGCACCAGCTCCTTCACCGAGGCGGCGGACTTCAGGCCGCACTCCTTGCCCAGGGCCTTGAGCCGGGCCGCGTCCAGGTCCAGGCCAAGGAGCTTCACGTCCTTGCGTCGAGCCAGGCCGCGAATGATCGCCGTGCCCATGTTGCCCACGCCGATGAAGCCGACGGTGGCCATGTCAGCCCACCATCTCCAGGCGGCTGAAGAAGTAGGCCACCTCGGTCTTGGCCGTGTCCGGGCCGTCGGAGCCGTGGCAGGCGTTGGCCTCGATGCTCTTGCCGAAACGCTTGCGGATGGTGCCCTCGGCGGCCTTGGCCGGGTCCGTGGCGCCCATGAGCTCGCGGTAGCGGGCGATGGCGTTGTCGCCCTCCAGGACGGAGACGACCACCGGGCCGGAAATCATGTAGTTCACCAAATCCTTGAAGAAGGGGCGCTCGCGGTGCACGGCGTAGAAGCCCTCGGCCTGCTCGCGGGTGAGCCGGATCATCTTCATGGCCTTGATCTTGAGGCCCGCGTCGATGATCATCTGGAGGACGGAGCCGGCCTGTCCGGCCTCGACGGCGTCGGGCTTGACGATGGAAAAGGTCAGTTCACTCATGAAAGTCTCCTTCGTGTTCGATTGATGTACATGGTTTCCCGGCCGCCGCCAACACCTTCCGGCGTTCAGACCAGCAGCGCCCGGTCCGAGGTGAACTCCTCCCCGCGCACCTCGGCGAAGCGCGCGAGCAGGTCCTCCACCCGCAGATTCCGTTTCTCATCGCCCCGGATGTCCAGGACGATCTCGCCGCGATGGAACATGACCAGCCGGTGGCCCAGCCCGATGGCCTGGCGCATGTTGTGCGTGACCATGAGCGTGCTCAGGCCCAACTCCTCCACCAACCGCGCGGTGAGGTCCAGGATCTGGGCGGCGGTCTTGGGGTCCAGGGCGGCGGTGTGCTCGTCCAGGAGGAGCAGCCGGGGCCGGACCAGCACGGACATGAGCATGGTCAGGGCCTGGCGCTGGCCGCCGGAAAGCAGCCCGGCCGGATCGCGCAGGCGATTCTCCAGACCCAGGCCGAGCCGCGACAACCGCTCCCGGAACAGCTCCCGGTCGCGGCGGCGCACCCCGGGCCCCAGGCCGCGCGGTTGCCCGCGCTTGAGCGCCAGGGCGAGATTCTGTTCAATGGTGGCCCCGGGGCAGGTGCCCTGGGAGGGGTCCTGGAAGACCCGGCCGATGAGCGCGGCGCGCCGCCACTCGGGCCAGGTCGTCACGTCCGTGTCGCCGATGGCCACGCGGCCCGCGTCCACGGGAAAGACCCCGGCCACGGCGTTGAGAAAGGTGGACTTGCCCGCGCCGTTGGAGCCGATGACCGTGACGAACTCGCCCTCGTCCAGGCGCAGGTCCACCCCGTTCAGGGCCCGGACCTCGTTGGGACCGCCCTTGAAGAATGTCTTGGCGATGCCCTCGGCGCGCAGCATCAGGAAAACACCTTGACCTTCATGCGCGGCGCGGTCAGGGCCAGGACCACGAGCAGGGCGGTGATCAGGTTCAGGTCGCTCGGAGTCACGGAAAAGGGGCCGAGCTTGAGCCCCAGGGCCAGGGCGATGGCCAGGCGGTAGAGCAGGGAGCCCAGGATGGCCGCCAGCACGGCCCGGGCCACGGAACGCCGTCCGAACACGGTCTCGCCGAGGATCACCGAGGCCAGCCCGGCCACGATGGTGCCCACGCCCATGTTCACGTCCGCGCCGCCCTGGTTCTGGGCCACCAGGGCCCCGGACATGGCGGTCAGGGCGTTGGACAGGCCCAGGCCGAGGATGATGGTGCCGCCGGTGTTCACGCCCAAGGCCCGGATCATGCGCGGGTTGTCGCCCGTGGCCAGCAGGGCCAAGCCCAGCTCGGTGCGCAGGAACCAGATCAGGACCACGGCCGCGAAGGCGGTCACGAGGCCGAAGAGCAGGGGCGTGGACAGATACTGCGGCAGGCCGCTGGCCGTGGTGAAGAGGTCCACCAGGGTGGGCTTGCCGAGCAGGGTCAGGTTCGGCCGCCCCATGATCCGCAGGTTCACGGAGTAGAGCGCGATCATGGTCAGGATCGAGGCCAGCAGGTGCAGGATGCGCAGGCGGGTGTTCAGGAAGCCCGT of Desulfovibrio aminophilus contains these proteins:
- a CDS encoding Orn/Lys/Arg decarboxylase N-terminal domain-containing protein, translated to MKITKHSWPVLIVSKQFDAPTDEGLRLRALEEELEQVQECSVLASQSYEDALEMFASRADLGVVVIDWDIQKEDAEEKMPPEELLDGIRRRNRGVPVVLLTERREIENIPTDVLGRIDDCIWKTADTIEFLAGRIEKLLVDYILSVYPSFFGMLVEYSREYKYAWHTPGHMGGEGFLKSPAGVAMHKFFGENVFRSDLSISVPELGSLLDHSGVVGDAERNSARVFGADLTFYVLNGTSNVNQIIWRSQLIRDDIAFVDRNCHKSLNYAMVITEAYPVYMVPRRNKRGIIGPCRLSEFSAKTIRKKIQDNKLIPAELKKNAVKMSALTNSTYDGICYNVINIKKELKKSVENLHFDEAWYAYARFHPMYKDHYGMADDEVNTEHPPIFCSQSTHKLLMAFSQASMLHVKNGSHVSVNRDELNESYMMHGSTSPQYSMIASLDVATKMMDDSGEIIISDTILEAVHIRRKVARITKEMRKAGEWFFDMWQPRKVIYNGKPCDFENVPAEYLAGNQQPWIFSPKDDWHGFEDMEENYAMLDPIKLTFTTPGLDEKGGMSEEGIPAAIVTNYLIRHRIVCEKTDYYSFLLLNSMGTTKAKQGALLSGLLKFKDLYDDNAPLEMVLPELTRDNPCYRGVGLRDHCNAIHRHIRDHKLLDKMQAAFQVIPDQAMKPADAYHAVVRKNVEYVELKDMRDRVPAVMTVPYPPGIPVMMGGEIMNKKAAPIFDYLLARQDFENLFPGYESDIHGVERIERGGKKYFTIMCVKKG
- a CDS encoding amino acid permease → MAADSSHKMGLIACIAVVAGNMMGSGIALLPANLAAIGSITVIGWAVALVGALALAYVFSRLGMEDPQEGGPIAYSGEVSPVLGYQAGLLYYHANWIGNLAIAITGVDYLSVFFPALEHPLTAGVTSIALIWLFTGINILGAAWIGRLVSIGVVLLLIPVVLTGTLGWLFFDPTLFQANWIVGGKPPGEAVMAAVLLCIWSFIGIESASVNTAVVDNPKRNIPLSTMIGAALAGLVYLLSCSAISGMFPAAEMAASGAPFSLAMGHICAKLPFAGLISKAVSAVTAFACLASLGSWMMLVSQAGCRAAQDGTLPAIFGRRNHKNVPVAGLVLASVMMTILLALLMLVSKDGDTQTLFGEICDIAVLLTLPPYFYSSLNLLRRYGLANARALLQVGSALIACVFCLIALAGAAKAALTGCLVVMLCSFIFYVGKDRSDYERKTLAQRGGPAS
- the proC gene encoding pyrroline-5-carboxylate reductase, translated to MATVGFIGVGNMGTAIIRGLARRKDVKLLGLDLDAARLKALGKECGLKSAASVKELVRASDYVVLAVKPQQAPEVLQEAGPALGKTRCLVSIAAGLTVARLKELSGAKCPVARVMPNTPALVGEGVFALCLDDPGLKKAQREFLSGLFTSLGQVHVLAEKLFDAFTAVIGSGPAYVFYFMQALADAAVNLGLPRAQAVQMVQGLFAGSAKLAGEDGRHLGELTDMVCSPAGTTIRGVLHMDRTGVKGNIADAARESYLRSVELGKK
- the ndk gene encoding nucleoside-diphosphate kinase, whose product is MSELTFSIVKPDAVEAGQAGSVLQMIIDAGLKIKAMKMIRLTREQAEGFYAVHRERPFFKDLVNYMISGPVVVSVLEGDNAIARYRELMGATDPAKAAEGTIRKRFGKSIEANACHGSDGPDTAKTEVAYFFSRLEMVG
- a CDS encoding ABC transporter ATP-binding protein; the protein is MLRAEGIAKTFFKGGPNEVRALNGVDLRLDEGEFVTVIGSNGAGKSTFLNAVAGVFPVDAGRVAIGDTDVTTWPEWRRAALIGRVFQDPSQGTCPGATIEQNLALALKRGQPRGLGPGVRRRDRELFRERLSRLGLGLENRLRDPAGLLSGGQRQALTMLMSVLVRPRLLLLDEHTAALDPKTAAQILDLTARLVEELGLSTLMVTHNMRQAIGLGHRLVMFHRGEIVLDIRGDEKRNLRVEDLLARFAEVRGEEFTSDRALLV
- a CDS encoding ABC transporter permease, which codes for MTSYAFFGALEQGFAFGLMVLGVYLTFRVLDFPDLTVDGSLPLGAAVSAVAIDAGVHPALSLVLACGAGFLAGAVTGFLNTRLRILHLLASILTMIALYSVNLRIMGRPNLTLLGKPTLVDLFTTASGLPQYLSTPLLFGLVTAFAAVVLIWFLRTELGLALLATGDNPRMIRALGVNTGGTIILGLGLSNALTAMSGALVAQNQGGADVNMGVGTIVAGLASVILGETVFGRRSVARAVLAAILGSLLYRLAIALALGLKLGPFSVTPSDLNLITALLVVLALTAPRMKVKVFS